The following are encoded in a window of Sminthopsis crassicaudata isolate SCR6 chromosome 3, ASM4859323v1, whole genome shotgun sequence genomic DNA:
- the BZW1 gene encoding eIF5-mimic protein 2 isoform X2 has product MNNQKQQKPTLSGQRFKTRKRDEKERFDPTQFQDCIIQGLTETGTDLEAVAKFLDASGAKLDYRRYAETLFDILVAGGMLAPGGTLADDMMRTDVCVFAAQEDLETMQAFAQVFNKLIRRYKYLEKGFEDEVKKLLLFLKGFSESERNKLAMLTGVLLANGTLNASILNSLYNENLVKEGVSAAFAVKLFKSWINEKDINAVAASLRKVSMDNRLMELFPANKQSVEHFTKYFTEAGLKELSEYVRNQQTIGARKELQKELQEQMSRGDPFKDIILYVKEEMKKNNIPEQIVIGIVWSSVMSTVEWNKKEELVAEQAIKHLKQYSPLLAAFTTQGQSELTLLLKIQEYCYDNIHFMKAFQKIVVLFYKAEVLSEEPILKWYKDAHVAKGKSVFLEQMKKFVEWLKNAEEESESEAEEGD; this is encoded by the exons ATGAATAATCAAAAGCAGCAAAAGCCAACGCTATCAGGCCAGcgttttaaaactagaaaaagag atgaaaaagAGAGGTTTGACCCTACTCAGTTTCAGGACTGTATTATTCAAGGTTTAACTGAAACTGGCACTGATTTGGAAGCAGTAGCAAAATTTCTTGATGCTTCTGGGGCAAAACTTGATTATCGCCGATATGCAGAAACACTCTTTGACATTCTGGTGGCTGGTGGCATGCTGG CCCCAGGTGGTACACTGGCAGATGACATGATGCGTACAGATGTCTGTGTATTTGCAGCACAAGAAGACCTAGAGACCATGCAAGCCTTTGCTCAG GTATTCAACAAGTTAATCAGGCGATACAAATACCTTGAAAAGGGATTTGAGGATGAAGTTAAAAAG CTGCTGCTATTCTTAAAGGGTTTTTCAGAGTCTGAGAGGAACAAACTGGCCATGTTGACTGGGGTTCTTCTGGCCAATGGGACACTTAATGCATCCATTCTTAACAGCCTTTATAATGAGAATTTGGTTAAAGaag GCGTTTCAGCGGCCTTTGCTGTAAAGCTGTTTAAATCATGGATAAATGAAAAAGATATCAATGCAGTAGCTGCTAGTCTTCGAAAAGTCAGCATGGACAACAGACTGATG GAACTTTTTCCTGCTAACAAACAAAGTGTTGAGcacttcacaaaatattttaccGAAGCAGGTCTAAAAGAACTTTCTGAGTATGTTCGGAACCAGCAAACCATAGGAGCTCGAAAAGAGCTACAGAAAGAACTTCAAGAACAAATGTCACGTGGTGATCCATTTAAGGAT ATAATTTTGTATGTCAAGGAGGagatgaagaaaaacaatatccCAGAACAGATCGTTATAGGCATAGTCTGGTCAAGTGTAATGAGCACTGTGGAATGGAACAAAAAGGAGGAGCTGGTAGCAGAGCAAGCCATCAAGCATTTGAAG cAATATAGCCCTCTACTTGCTGCCTTTACTACTCAAGGTCAGTCTGAGCTGACTCTGTTACTGAAGATTCAGGAGTACTGTTATGACAACATTCACTTCATGAAAGCCTTCCAGAAAATTGTGGTGCTTTTTTATAAAG CTGAAGTCCTGAGTGAAGAGCCCATTTTGAAGTGGTATAAAGATGCACATGTTGCAAAGGGGAAAAGTGTCTTTCTTGAGCAAATGAAAAAATTTGTAGAGTGGCTCAAGAATGCAGAAGAAG AATCTGAGTCTGAAGCGGAAGAAGGCGACTGA
- the BZW1 gene encoding eIF5-mimic protein 2 isoform X1 — protein MYGAAGAPARSASAPVVRSLRRPPPATGVSFMNNQKQQKPTLSGQRFKTRKRDEKERFDPTQFQDCIIQGLTETGTDLEAVAKFLDASGAKLDYRRYAETLFDILVAGGMLAPGGTLADDMMRTDVCVFAAQEDLETMQAFAQVFNKLIRRYKYLEKGFEDEVKKLLLFLKGFSESERNKLAMLTGVLLANGTLNASILNSLYNENLVKEGVSAAFAVKLFKSWINEKDINAVAASLRKVSMDNRLMELFPANKQSVEHFTKYFTEAGLKELSEYVRNQQTIGARKELQKELQEQMSRGDPFKDIILYVKEEMKKNNIPEQIVIGIVWSSVMSTVEWNKKEELVAEQAIKHLKQYSPLLAAFTTQGQSELTLLLKIQEYCYDNIHFMKAFQKIVVLFYKAEVLSEEPILKWYKDAHVAKGKSVFLEQMKKFVEWLKNAEEESESEAEEGD, from the exons ATGTACGGGGCGGCGGGGGCCCCGGCGCGGAGCGCTTCGGCGCCTGTGGTCCGCTCGCTGCGGCGGCCGCCGCCGGCTACGGG GGTGTCTTTTATGAATAATCAAAAGCAGCAAAAGCCAACGCTATCAGGCCAGcgttttaaaactagaaaaagag atgaaaaagAGAGGTTTGACCCTACTCAGTTTCAGGACTGTATTATTCAAGGTTTAACTGAAACTGGCACTGATTTGGAAGCAGTAGCAAAATTTCTTGATGCTTCTGGGGCAAAACTTGATTATCGCCGATATGCAGAAACACTCTTTGACATTCTGGTGGCTGGTGGCATGCTGG CCCCAGGTGGTACACTGGCAGATGACATGATGCGTACAGATGTCTGTGTATTTGCAGCACAAGAAGACCTAGAGACCATGCAAGCCTTTGCTCAG GTATTCAACAAGTTAATCAGGCGATACAAATACCTTGAAAAGGGATTTGAGGATGAAGTTAAAAAG CTGCTGCTATTCTTAAAGGGTTTTTCAGAGTCTGAGAGGAACAAACTGGCCATGTTGACTGGGGTTCTTCTGGCCAATGGGACACTTAATGCATCCATTCTTAACAGCCTTTATAATGAGAATTTGGTTAAAGaag GCGTTTCAGCGGCCTTTGCTGTAAAGCTGTTTAAATCATGGATAAATGAAAAAGATATCAATGCAGTAGCTGCTAGTCTTCGAAAAGTCAGCATGGACAACAGACTGATG GAACTTTTTCCTGCTAACAAACAAAGTGTTGAGcacttcacaaaatattttaccGAAGCAGGTCTAAAAGAACTTTCTGAGTATGTTCGGAACCAGCAAACCATAGGAGCTCGAAAAGAGCTACAGAAAGAACTTCAAGAACAAATGTCACGTGGTGATCCATTTAAGGAT ATAATTTTGTATGTCAAGGAGGagatgaagaaaaacaatatccCAGAACAGATCGTTATAGGCATAGTCTGGTCAAGTGTAATGAGCACTGTGGAATGGAACAAAAAGGAGGAGCTGGTAGCAGAGCAAGCCATCAAGCATTTGAAG cAATATAGCCCTCTACTTGCTGCCTTTACTACTCAAGGTCAGTCTGAGCTGACTCTGTTACTGAAGATTCAGGAGTACTGTTATGACAACATTCACTTCATGAAAGCCTTCCAGAAAATTGTGGTGCTTTTTTATAAAG CTGAAGTCCTGAGTGAAGAGCCCATTTTGAAGTGGTATAAAGATGCACATGTTGCAAAGGGGAAAAGTGTCTTTCTTGAGCAAATGAAAAAATTTGTAGAGTGGCTCAAGAATGCAGAAGAAG AATCTGAGTCTGAAGCGGAAGAAGGCGACTGA